The sequence TATTCAACGCGCTCGAATTTTCTTGGCGATACGGATGCCCAATGCCCCCAGGTTCAGGAGTGACAGGACTGAGAGGGAAATGAATCCAAGCACAATCCAGCCCGTGAGAATCTGCGCACTAATCGGTCCGGCTTGAACCAACCATAGCACGGCTCCGAGGACAGTTGACGCCAGCACGCTGTAAACAACAGTTCTTCCACGCGCAGGTGTCTCTGGACTTTTACCTGCTTTCCACTGTGCCGGTAACAACCACAAGCAGCCAATCAGCCCGCCGCCAAACAGGTAGCCGGTCAGGGTGCGCACCACGGCATCCTGTGGCACCCAATGAAATCCGAACGGAACCATCTGCAGGAGCAGCAAGCTGTGCACCAGGCACCAAGCGAACGTGGGGCGCGGGCGCAACCACGCGTGTAAAATCAAGGCCATGGCCGCGCCGGTATAGAGCCCCGTGCAACGCTGGCAGACCGGCAGCAACTCGCCACCCGGCATCCAGGTATGAGCGGCATTTTGCCCGCACGCGAAATAAAACAGTTGGCTCAGCGTGAATGACATGCTTGCACCGCTCCAGCCGCCAGTGGTGCGGCTATTTGACCAACTTCATCGCCACTTTCTGAAATTCCCGTTTGGTGCCCGTCAAATCCATCTGGTAGAGGCCGGTCGCCTTTTCCCCAAATGGCGCGGCAGAGATATACAGGGTCTTGCCATCCGGAGTGATGGCCGGGCGCACCTGCAGTTTGCCGTCATTGGAAGCACTCTTAATAACGGGTATTTTACGAACCGATTTACTGTTGAGATCAATCGCCAGAAGAAGATGCTGATGACTGGTATCTCCTGTTGCGTTTTCCATAGTTTCGGTGGCGGTGACATACGCTTAATGTTAAGCAGGTTTTTCAGGCAAAGTTGCGTTTTCCATAGTTTCGGTGGCGGTGACATACACCGTCTTGTTATCGGGCGCCCATTCCGGCACCAGCAATTCAAATTTCTGGTTTTTATCGTTTACGTTGATCTCGGAATCCAGCTTCCAGTCGCGATACAGCCGCACCCGGCAAACCTCGCTATTCTTCTGTTTGGCAGTCACCGCCAGCCAGGTTTCACTGGGGGAAATTGTTCCCAGAGTATATTCCAATTCATTCTCCGCCTCATTGGTGCCCCGGCATTTCACCAGTACCTCCAGTTCCAGCTTCTCGAGATTCAGCCGGCCAAATTCAGCGGAATCACCATCCCAGTAATATACCTTGTCGTTACGCTTGAAGAAATAGCGCTCCTTCCCCCCAAGGGCTTTGGTGCTGGTCTGGCCGGTGTTCAAATCCAGCCGCAGCAAATTCTCCTTTCCGGCGAAATACATGTAATGCCCGACAATGGGCGGCGGGAACAACAGGGCGCTCGCATAATCCGAATCATCCAGGGGATATTCCCGTACCGGGTGGGACCCGTCCACCGCCATGACCTTTGCGCTTTTGCTCAGGCACACAACGACATCCTTGCCATCCTCGGACCACTGCGGGATGCCCTGCTTGTCATCCGACGGCGCTTCCAACAGGACACGCGTAGTGCCAGCCTGGCGGTCATGCAGCATGATGCGAGTGAGGTTGTCATCGGTGGCATCCTTCTCCCAATACACTATTTTTGAACCATCCGGACTGATGGCTGGCTGGTAGGCTGCACAGGCAACCAAATATATGGCCAGTCCGGCCAGCGCACAGCAGGCGAGAAACAATTTTAGCGGGGTACGAATTTGCATAAAGTGAATCATTGGTTATTTGATCAATTTCATGGACACCTTCTTCAGGTCGCGATTGGGGCTGGTGAGATCAATCGTGTATAGGCCGCGACCGTTTTTCTCCACCACAAACGACGCCACATACATGAGTTTCCCATCGGGGGAAATGACCGGGCGTAACGCCAATCCTTTTTCATCGCTGTCCTCGGTAAGGACGATGGGGATTTCCCGAATTAGGTCGCGTTCCAAGTCCACCTCCAGCAGGCCGAGTTGGGTGCGGGATTCGTTCTCCACCTTGAAAGGGTACGAGTACACCGCATACAGCACTTGGCGGCGCGGCGCCCAAAGCATGAAACTGGTCTTGTACGGATGCACAGCGGTTTCCAGGGTGATTTCCCGGAACATTTTGTTGTTGCGGTAGAGCCGGATCTTTTTGCCATCTTCAACTGAAATGGCCAGCAAGGATTCATCGGGGGAAAGCGCGACGAACGGCAGCTTGTCGTTATCCGTGCCGGCGGATACTTTGAGCAGCAACTTGGGCGCCAGCGTCTCCAGATCCAACGTCCCGAAAGCGCCTTCCTCCGGCGACCAGTAGAACACGTGCCCATTATTCCCGATCAACAAAGGCGGCTTGGATTGATTGGTGCTCGACACCACGGCGCCCGTATTAAAATCCAGGCGGTACAGAAATTCCCCACCGAAATACTGGTACTTGCCGACGATGGGCGGCGCGTACAAATAGGTCGTTTCCTTATCCAACCCGCCGGGCAGTTCAAACCGCCGCATGGGTGTGCGGCCATCCAACGACATCACTTTGACGCCCTGCGCACTCACCACCACCACCTCCTTGCCATCCGGCGTCCATTGCGCCGCCAACATGCCCTCTTTGATTTCGCATTCCATAAGCTGCCGCGTGGTTCCGGCGATGCGATCGTAAATCATCAGGTCCGCCCGGTTGTTCTTCTGTTCATCGGCGGGGGAGAGATACAGGATTTTAGTGCCATCGGGGCTGATGGCCGGCTGATACATGGCACAGGCCACCACATAAACCATCCAGGCCGCCAGCGCGAGAATTGCCAGCCAAGGGGCGTTACGTGGGTTATTGTTCATAGCAACAAACTTGCCGATCACCTCATTACCCTAATTGAAAAACACCAAAACCGCCAGCAAATTCCGTGGCACCCGATAAGCCTTTGACGCACGATCTTAACCAAGGAGAGCCGCATTGAATCAAAACTGTCGGTATGGGATGGCATGGCATGGCACCCACTCCATGCCAACCTCCCCACCCGGGGCCAGCGCCACACATTCACCCAGGTTCTCCAGACTGAAGTCAACCAACCCATGACGCTGCGTTTCTCAGCGGCGGGCACCAGGGAAACCGGCTGGTTTTCCCGGCTCAGCCTCGGCCTGGGTTGCTTTGTCGCCCTGTGGATCTTGGTCGTCTTATTTTCATTTTCCACCAAGCGCAAGCAGCCTGATAACAGCTTGGTCTAATCACCGTTTCCGGTCTTGGGCGCGATGCATGGCATCGCTGAACCAGTCGTTCGTGGGCGGCGGGGCGGCGGCGGGACGTTGACCGGGCCGCATTCCTCCGGGTGATCGTGGTCCACCGGGAGAGGTGCGGGTGTTGGATTGTGCGCCAATTTCCGGATTGGCGCGCATGGATAGGGCGATACGTTTACGTTCCAGGTCCAGGTCTGTCACAATGACCGTAACGCGCTGTTGGACTTTGACAACTTCGGACGGGTCTTTGATGAAACGATCGGCAAGCTGGCTGACATGCACCAAGCCATCTTGATGCACCCCAATGTCCACAAACGCGCCAAACGCCGTGACGTTGGTAACGATGCCTGGCAATTTCATACCGATCTTTAGGTCCTCCATTTTTTCGACGCCTTCCTGGAAGGAAAATGTCTCGAATTTCTGGCGGGGATCGCGGCCCGGTTTGGCCAGTTCGGCAAGAATGTCGCTCAGAGTGGGCAGCCCCACGGTTTCGGTGACGTAACGCTTTAGGTCAATTCTCTGGCGCAGGCCGGCATCCCGCAGCAGATCCGGCACGGCACATTTGAGATCGCGTGCCATGGTATCCACCACGCCGTAACTTTCCGGATGCACCGCGCTGGCATCCAAGGGATGCGCGCCATCACGAATACGAAGAAAACCCGCGCATTGCTCAAACGCCTTGGTGCCCAAACGCGGCACTTTCAACAATTCCTGGCGCGATTTGAACGGCCCATTGGCATCACGGTGCGTGACTATGTTGGCCGCCAAGACCGGCCCCAAGCCAGACACGTAACTAAGCAGTTGCTTACTGGCGGTGTTCAATTCCACCCCCACGCCGTTCACGCAACTGATCACGACGTCATCCAGGCTCTTTTTCAGGTCGGACTGATCCACATCATGCTGGTACTGGCCCACGCCGATGGATTTTGGATCAAGTTTCACAAGTTCCGCCAGCGGGTCCATGAGGCGGCGGCCAATGGAAACCGCACCGCGCACCGTAATGTCGTGGTTGGGAAATTCTTCGCGTGCCACTTCGGACGCCGAGTAGATGGAAGCGCCGCTTTCGTTCACCATCACAATGGGCAGGCTGGACGGCAGGCCGAGCTTGCGGACCACCGTTTCGGCCTCGCGGCTGGCGGTGCCGTTGCCAATCGCGATGGCCTCGATCTGGTAATGTTTCACCATGGAGAGGATGGCCTGGGCGGCCTCCCGCACCTCGCCGACGGAGGCGGCGGTCGGGAAAATAACATCGTTATGCAGCAGTTTGCCCTGGCGATCCAGGCACACGACCTTGCAGCCGGTGCGGAAGCCAGGATCAATCGCCAGCACGTTCTTGCGACCCAAGGGCGACGCCAACAGCAGTTCGCGCAGGTTTTCCGCAAAGACCCGAATCGCTTCCTTATCCGCCTTTTTCTTGGAGTCCACCCGCAATTCCCCTTCAATCGCAAAACCCAGCAACCGCTTATAGCAGTCTTCGACCGCCAGCCGGACCTGCTCCGCGCACGGACCTTTGCCGGTGACAAACATGGGCGTCAGCAGCGCCAGGGCGTCCAGTTCATCCACGGTCATGCGCACCAGCAGAAAGCCCTCGGTCTCGCCGCGCCGAATGGCCAGCAGGCGATGACTGGGAATGCTGGCGACCGGCTCGTTCCAATCGAAGTAATCCTTGAATTTCGCGCCGTCCTTTTCCTTGTCCAGCATCACCTTGGATTTCACCACCGCCTTGGTCTGGAACAAATCGCGCAACGCGGCACGGGCTTTGGCGTCGTCACTCACGCGTTCGGCAATGATGTCGCGCGCGCCCGCCAGCGCTTTGTCGGCATTCTCCACGCCCTTTTCGGCACTGACAAATTTCAGGGCTTCAACTTTCGGGTCGCCCGCGTTCTGGTTGCCGAAGATATAGTCGGCCAGCGGTTCAAGCCCCTGCTCGCGGGCGATGATGGCGCGGGTGCGGCGTTTGGGGCGATACGGCGCATAAAGGTCCTCCATGGCGGTCATGGTTTCGGCCTGCGCCAGCCCGGTACGCAAGGCATCCGTAAGCAGGTGGCGCTCTTCGAGTGATTTGAGCATGGCCGTTCGCCGCTCATCCAGTTCCGCCAGTTGCAGGAGGCGTTCGCGGATAGAGGTGATGGCCACCTCATCCAGCGACCCGGTGGCTTCCTTGCGGTACCGGGCAATAAAGGGGACTGTGGCGCCTTCACCGAACAGGCGGGCCGTGGCGGCCACCTGGCGCGGTTGCACTTTCAACTCGCCGGCGATTTTATTAATATATACTTCGTTCATCGCAAAAGAGGCGGTCCTTGTAGCCGAGTGCACCCGGATTGTAAATGGAATTGGCAGCGCACAAATTTAACGAACAGCACGGTTTTCGCTTTCCACCAGACCAGACAAGCTCAATACTGGCACCCATGATTACGCGGGATGACCAACTGATGGCGTTTGCCCCGGAGTTACAGTCCGCCCCTTGGGTGGCGCTGGACACCGAGGCGGACAGCCTGCACACGTATCCCGAAAAGCTGTGCCTGGTGCAACTGAGCATTCCCGGCCGGGATGTGCTGGTGGATCCGTTGGCCCAGATCAACCTTGCCCCGCTCTGGCCGGTGCTGACGGGGCACGAACTCATTCTGCATGGCGCGGATTATGATTTGCATCTACTCGTGGAACAGGCTGGTTTTGTGCCAACCGCCGTCTTTGACACCATGCTGGCCGCGCGCATATTGGGTTACGATCGGTTCGGGCTGGGCGATCTGGTCACGCGGCATTGCGGGGTGACCCTGGAGAAAGGTTCGCAAAAGGCGGATTGGTCACGCCGACCGCTGACCCCAAAGCTGGAAGCCTACGCCCGCAACGATACCCGGTATCTGAAGGCCATCGAAACCATCCTGCGCGCCGAGTTGACGGCCAAAGGCCGGCTGGCCTGGCACCAGGAAATGTGTACCCGATTGGTGGCGGAGACCGCCCGCGCCACCCCGGTTGATCCGAATGAAATCTGGCGCGTCAAGGGAAGTTTTGCGTTAAGTCGTCCGCAGTTGGCGGTACTGCGCGAGGTATGGCATTGGCGCGAACAAGAGGCGCTGGCTTCCAAGCGTCCGCCGTTCTTTATCATGTCGCATGACGCGCTGATTGGCATCGCCCGCGCAGCCGTGGCGCAACAGGACCTGACGCCAATATTGCCCCGAAAATTTTATCCCCCCCGACGAGACCGGCTAGAGCAGGCGGTGGGACGCGGATTGGCCGTTCCCGCCAACCAACAACCGCTGCCGCCGCACCGGGAAAAGCATCGAATGAGTTATCGGCAGCGCAAGGCATTCGAGGCGTTGCAAGGCGTGCGGGATCGTCAAGCGACGGCACTCATGCTGGATCCCTCATTGATTGCCAGCAAAGCCACCCTGATCGCGCTAGCTTCGGATGGGGAGGTTGCCTGGCAGAAGATCATGTCCTGGCAGCGGGACTTGATGAAGGGGTAATGCGGCCATGAACTTCCACGCGCTCATACCCATTCTCCAGACGGCCATTGGGCCGGTGATCCTCATTTCCGGCGTAGGGTTGTTGCTGTTATCCATGACCAATCGGTTTGGACGGGTGATTGACCGCTCGCGCCAACTCGCAGAGTCCTTGCGCAAAACTCCGGAACCGCAGGGTGGCCGGCTGTCCGCGCAGTTGCAAATTCTGTTCCGGCGCGCCCGCCTGGTACGGTTAGCCATCACGCTGGCCACCATCAGTGTGCTGTTGGCCGCCCTGCTGATCATTGCCCTGTTCCTGATTGCCCTTTTTCAACTCGAACTGGGTTTGCTCATCACCATCCTGTTCATTGCCTGCCTGGGTTCGATCATCGCCTCGTTGCTCGTTTTCCTCCAGGATATCAACCTGTCTCTGGTTGCCCTCAAGCTCGAAACGGATATTAAAGATTGAGGTGCTGACGGGAGGCGGAGTTTACAGCAGGAAGTTCACACTTGTTGGGTTATACCGG comes from Verrucomicrobiota bacterium and encodes:
- a CDS encoding DUF2085 domain-containing protein; the encoded protein is MSFTLSQLFYFACGQNAAHTWMPGGELLPVCQRCTGLYTGAAMALILHAWLRPRPTFAWCLVHSLLLLQMVPFGFHWVPQDAVVRTLTGYLFGGGLIGCLWLLPAQWKAGKSPETPARGRTVVYSVLASTVLGAVLWLVQAGPISAQILTGWIVLGFISLSVLSLLNLGALGIRIAKKIRAR
- a CDS encoding Tex family protein, which encodes MNEVYINKIAGELKVQPRQVAATARLFGEGATVPFIARYRKEATGSLDEVAITSIRERLLQLAELDERRTAMLKSLEERHLLTDALRTGLAQAETMTAMEDLYAPYRPKRRTRAIIAREQGLEPLADYIFGNQNAGDPKVEALKFVSAEKGVENADKALAGARDIIAERVSDDAKARAALRDLFQTKAVVKSKVMLDKEKDGAKFKDYFDWNEPVASIPSHRLLAIRRGETEGFLLVRMTVDELDALALLTPMFVTGKGPCAEQVRLAVEDCYKRLLGFAIEGELRVDSKKKADKEAIRVFAENLRELLLASPLGRKNVLAIDPGFRTGCKVVCLDRQGKLLHNDVIFPTAASVGEVREAAQAILSMVKHYQIEAIAIGNGTASREAETVVRKLGLPSSLPIVMVNESGASIYSASEVAREEFPNHDITVRGAVSIGRRLMDPLAELVKLDPKSIGVGQYQHDVDQSDLKKSLDDVVISCVNGVGVELNTASKQLLSYVSGLGPVLAANIVTHRDANGPFKSRQELLKVPRLGTKAFEQCAGFLRIRDGAHPLDASAVHPESYGVVDTMARDLKCAVPDLLRDAGLRQRIDLKRYVTETVGLPTLSDILAELAKPGRDPRQKFETFSFQEGVEKMEDLKIGMKLPGIVTNVTAFGAFVDIGVHQDGLVHVSQLADRFIKDPSEVVKVQQRVTVIVTDLDLERKRIALSMRANPEIGAQSNTRTSPGGPRSPGGMRPGQRPAAAPPPTNDWFSDAMHRAQDRKR
- a CDS encoding ribonuclease D: MITRDDQLMAFAPELQSAPWVALDTEADSLHTYPEKLCLVQLSIPGRDVLVDPLAQINLAPLWPVLTGHELILHGADYDLHLLVEQAGFVPTAVFDTMLAARILGYDRFGLGDLVTRHCGVTLEKGSQKADWSRRPLTPKLEAYARNDTRYLKAIETILRAELTAKGRLAWHQEMCTRLVAETARATPVDPNEIWRVKGSFALSRPQLAVLREVWHWREQEALASKRPPFFIMSHDALIGIARAAVAQQDLTPILPRKFYPPRRDRLEQAVGRGLAVPANQQPLPPHREKHRMSYRQRKAFEALQGVRDRQATALMLDPSLIASKATLIALASDGEVAWQKIMSWQRDLMKG
- a CDS encoding DUF2721 domain-containing protein; this encodes MNFHALIPILQTAIGPVILISGVGLLLLSMTNRFGRVIDRSRQLAESLRKTPEPQGGRLSAQLQILFRRARLVRLAITLATISVLLAALLIIALFLIALFQLELGLLITILFIACLGSIIASLLVFLQDINLSLVALKLETDIKD